One genomic window of Halorubrum hochsteinianum includes the following:
- a CDS encoding DUF4013 domain-containing protein, protein MRPSIAAVSYPVAGEAGERPLLAVWLLLALSVVVPVLPAIPVVGYLVRALAASERGDSLPPFLADGRTLLRRSLGGLVVCLALLGVPFAALLVTVYGIVTLEPGANAPVGRILAGSTAVLFVGLLGTYLAPVALTAYGRGGSLRRAFSSETLRPVAGHAAYFFGWTLGFTALVVTVGVGGALFTLSRIGPLAGTFVLAYGLLVTVYLWGRAVERARRR, encoded by the coding sequence ATGCGCCCCTCGATCGCCGCGGTCTCGTATCCCGTCGCCGGCGAGGCTGGGGAGCGGCCGCTCCTCGCCGTCTGGCTGCTGCTCGCGCTCTCGGTCGTCGTGCCGGTCCTCCCGGCGATCCCCGTCGTCGGCTACCTCGTCCGCGCGCTGGCCGCCAGCGAGCGCGGCGACTCCCTACCGCCGTTCCTCGCCGACGGGCGGACGCTCCTCCGCCGGTCGCTCGGCGGACTGGTCGTCTGTCTGGCCCTCCTCGGCGTTCCGTTCGCCGCGCTCCTCGTGACCGTCTACGGCATCGTCACGCTGGAACCCGGCGCGAACGCGCCCGTCGGTCGCATCCTCGCCGGGTCGACCGCCGTCCTCTTCGTCGGACTCCTCGGGACGTACCTCGCGCCGGTGGCCCTGACGGCGTACGGCCGCGGCGGCTCCCTCAGACGGGCGTTCTCCTCCGAGACGCTCCGGCCGGTGGCCGGTCACGCCGCCTACTTCTTCGGGTGGACGCTCGGGTTCACCGCGCTCGTCGTCACGGTCGGCGTCGGCGGCGCGCTGTTCACGCTCTCGCGGATCGGGCCGCTCGCCGGCACCTTCGTCCTCGCTTACGGCCTCCTCGTGACCGTGTACCTCTGGGGTCGCGCGGTCGAGCGCGCGAGACGAAGGTGA
- a CDS encoding HVO_2922 family protein produces the protein MSDETIHESRRSRTRQGLATYLRRIARALGRGDPVPVDEDGTVTVDAAATGDVEVELEREDGTVHFEVEMEWPEEEAVVDEDAAASKATFELYADSAGDFRWRLRHDNGNIIADGGEGYSDKRDARSGIESVQRNAPGAHVVDVSRDEEAPDEGGSDATFELFRDSADEYRWRLRHDNGNVVADGGQGYSSKQKAKQGLRSVKSNAPGAAVEESDE, from the coding sequence ATGTCGGACGAGACCATCCACGAGTCGAGGCGGTCGCGGACGCGACAGGGACTGGCCACGTACCTCCGCCGGATCGCCCGGGCGCTGGGTCGCGGCGACCCGGTCCCGGTCGACGAGGACGGCACGGTGACGGTCGACGCGGCCGCGACCGGCGACGTCGAGGTCGAACTCGAACGCGAGGACGGCACGGTCCACTTCGAGGTCGAGATGGAGTGGCCGGAGGAGGAGGCCGTCGTCGACGAGGACGCGGCCGCGAGCAAGGCGACGTTCGAGCTGTACGCCGACAGCGCCGGCGACTTCCGCTGGCGGCTCCGCCACGACAACGGGAACATCATCGCCGACGGCGGCGAGGGGTACTCGGACAAGCGCGACGCCCGGTCGGGGATCGAGAGCGTCCAGCGCAACGCGCCCGGCGCGCACGTCGTCGACGTCTCCCGCGACGAGGAAGCACCGGACGAGGGCGGCAGCGACGCGACCTTCGAGCTGTTCCGCGACAGCGCCGACGAGTACCGCTGGCGGCTCCGCCACGACAACGGCAACGTCGTCGCCGACGGCGGGCAGGGGTACTCTTCCAAGCAGAAGGCGAAGCAGGGCCTCCGCAGCGTCAAGTCGAACGCCCCCGGCGCGGCCGTCGAGGAGTCCGACGAGTAG
- a CDS encoding 50S ribosomal protein L10: MSSVRKTETIPEWKREEVDELVDFIDSYNSVGIVGVAGIPSRQLQAMRRELHGSAAVRMSRNTLTNRALEEVDDGVEALTEYVSGQVALVGTNDNPFGLFKQLEASKTPAPINEGEVAPNDIVIPEGDTGVDPGPFVGELQTVGAAARIQDGSIKVTEDSTVLTEGEVVDADLANVLVELGIEPKEVGLDLRAVYSEGVLFEPDELEIDVDEYRADIQSAAAGARNLSVNAAYPTAATAGTLLAKASGEAKSVGLFAEIESPDVVPDLIGKADAQLRALAAQIDDEEALPEELQGVEAAPATEPAADDADEEEQADEETEDAEEATDDADDEDDGGDGGDGLGAMFG, translated from the coding sequence ATGAGCTCGGTCCGCAAGACCGAGACGATCCCCGAGTGGAAACGCGAGGAGGTCGACGAGCTCGTCGACTTCATCGACTCGTACAACTCGGTCGGGATCGTCGGCGTGGCCGGCATTCCGAGCCGCCAGCTCCAGGCCATGCGCCGGGAGCTTCACGGCTCGGCCGCCGTCCGCATGAGCCGCAACACGCTCACGAACCGAGCGCTGGAGGAGGTCGACGACGGGGTCGAGGCGCTGACGGAGTACGTCAGCGGTCAGGTGGCGCTCGTCGGCACCAACGACAACCCGTTCGGCCTCTTCAAGCAGCTCGAAGCCTCGAAGACCCCCGCCCCGATCAACGAGGGCGAGGTGGCTCCCAACGACATCGTGATCCCCGAGGGCGACACCGGCGTCGACCCGGGGCCGTTCGTCGGCGAGCTCCAGACCGTGGGCGCGGCCGCCCGCATCCAGGACGGCTCGATCAAGGTCACCGAGGACTCGACGGTGCTGACGGAGGGCGAGGTCGTCGACGCCGACCTCGCGAACGTCCTCGTCGAACTCGGCATCGAGCCGAAGGAGGTCGGGCTGGACCTGCGCGCCGTCTACTCCGAGGGCGTCCTGTTCGAGCCGGACGAGCTCGAAATCGACGTCGACGAGTACCGCGCGGACATCCAGTCCGCCGCGGCCGGCGCGCGCAACCTCTCGGTCAACGCCGCGTACCCGACGGCCGCCACCGCCGGCACCCTTCTCGCGAAGGCGTCCGGCGAGGCGAAGTCCGTCGGCCTGTTCGCGGAGATCGAGAGCCCGGACGTCGTGCCCGACCTGATCGGGAAGGCCGACGCCCAGCTCCGCGCGCTCGCGGCGCAGATCGACGACGAGGAGGCGCTCCCCGAGGAGCTTCAGGGCGTCGAGGCCGCGCCGGCGACCGAGCCGGCGGCCGACGACGCCGACGAGGAGGAACAGGCGGACGAAGAGACGGAAGACGCCGAGGAGGCCACCGACGACGCCGACGACGAGGACGACGGCGGCGACGGCGGCGACGGACTCGGCGCGATGTTCGGATAA
- a CDS encoding DNA primase large subunit, which yields MDALDAKYPFFASAREAVAAAAVSLPELVAADAPAVERARERVERALLEGTVASESGAFPGESAYDAQAELLSYPIARILVSLLDSDPAIEKYAAAEAATAMERVRRDLDADDELRSVSSATVTLDDLLAEFDLADAVRPDATTPVGVGRGVAGGGAAGTGSAGRDPSHYRIDVGPYLRLTSPDWGDSWRLVNRALADGAVRVSRDELLVALEAAVEERVAEGLPFELAADEGIGEALESRVADLRRLLSERTYAEPPDVVAPDLFPPCMTNLIEKAERDAALSAPESFALMAFLVGIGMTPDEVVAFCTDTSLDAEGIRYQTEYLTDDRGTQYPPPTCETLANYGICHNEDDHMQVAADPLSYYEKRVAAADDVTDWRAGREADDPSEA from the coding sequence ATGGACGCGCTCGACGCCAAGTACCCGTTCTTCGCGAGCGCCCGCGAGGCGGTCGCGGCGGCCGCGGTGTCTCTGCCGGAGCTCGTCGCGGCCGACGCCCCCGCCGTCGAGCGCGCCCGCGAGCGGGTCGAACGCGCCCTCCTCGAAGGGACCGTCGCCTCCGAGAGCGGCGCGTTCCCGGGCGAGTCGGCGTACGACGCCCAGGCGGAGCTGCTCTCGTACCCCATTGCGCGGATCCTCGTCTCCCTGCTCGACTCCGACCCGGCCATCGAGAAGTACGCGGCGGCGGAGGCGGCGACCGCGATGGAGCGGGTCCGCCGCGACCTCGACGCCGATGACGAACTGCGGTCCGTCTCGTCCGCGACGGTCACGCTCGACGACCTGCTCGCCGAGTTCGACCTCGCGGACGCCGTCCGCCCCGACGCGACCACCCCGGTCGGCGTCGGTCGGGGGGTCGCGGGCGGCGGCGCGGCGGGAACCGGGAGCGCCGGCCGCGACCCGAGCCACTACCGGATCGACGTCGGGCCGTACCTCCGGCTCACCTCGCCCGACTGGGGCGACTCGTGGCGGCTCGTCAACCGCGCGCTCGCCGACGGCGCGGTGCGCGTCTCGCGCGACGAGCTGCTCGTCGCGCTGGAGGCCGCCGTCGAGGAGCGCGTCGCCGAGGGGCTCCCCTTCGAGCTGGCGGCCGACGAGGGGATTGGCGAGGCGCTGGAGTCGCGGGTCGCCGACCTCAGGCGGCTGCTCTCCGAGCGCACCTACGCCGAGCCGCCCGACGTCGTCGCGCCCGACCTGTTCCCGCCGTGTATGACCAACCTCATCGAGAAGGCCGAGCGCGACGCCGCGCTCTCCGCTCCGGAGTCGTTCGCGCTGATGGCGTTCCTCGTCGGCATCGGCATGACGCCGGACGAGGTGGTCGCCTTCTGTACGGACACCAGCCTCGACGCCGAGGGGATCCGCTACCAGACCGAGTACCTGACCGACGACCGGGGCACCCAGTACCCGCCGCCGACCTGCGAGACGCTCGCGAACTACGGGATCTGTCACAACGAGGACGACCACATGCAGGTCGCGGCCGACCCGCTCTCGTATTACGAGAAGCGGGTGGCCGCCGCCGACGACGTGACCGACTGGCGGGCCGGGCGGGAGGCGGACGACCCGAGCGAGGCGTGA
- a CDS encoding carbohydrate ABC transporter permease, with protein sequence MTRNTDTGDDSGDAVTDGGVTEDASESGFSPIAALNDRFGSDFVESSQFWLPPFLLVGLFVYGAIIWNFLISLTDFSGFGNPNYGDLDLEMYTRALAESGFVDAAVNTFILLVGFTLVTLGLGLGLAILVDRNIRFENTFRTIYLLPMSLSFVVTAQFWAWMFNFNNGVINIVISSLGLGRVDWLGNPDIVLWAVMFALMWQFAGYAMVVYLAGLRAIPSEHYEAAKVDGASTVRMYWRVIIPQLKGSTISASVVLMVFALKAFDFLYSLVGGYRPPNGADILATKMVREAYANLNWAYASAIAIALFLMTLGIVGPYLYYQYNRGNL encoded by the coding sequence ATGACACGGAACACTGACACCGGTGACGACAGTGGCGACGCAGTCACGGACGGCGGCGTCACCGAGGACGCGAGCGAGTCCGGATTCAGTCCGATCGCCGCATTGAACGACCGCTTCGGCAGCGACTTCGTCGAGTCGTCGCAGTTCTGGCTCCCGCCGTTCCTGCTGGTGGGCCTGTTCGTCTACGGGGCGATCATCTGGAACTTCCTGATATCGCTGACGGACTTCAGCGGCTTCGGAAACCCTAACTACGGCGATCTGGACCTCGAAATGTACACCCGGGCGCTGGCGGAGAGTGGCTTCGTCGACGCCGCGGTCAACACCTTCATCCTGCTCGTCGGGTTCACCCTGGTGACGCTCGGGCTCGGGCTCGGGCTGGCGATTCTGGTCGACCGGAACATCCGATTCGAGAACACGTTCCGAACGATCTATCTGCTGCCGATGAGCCTCTCGTTCGTCGTCACCGCCCAGTTCTGGGCGTGGATGTTCAACTTCAACAACGGGGTCATCAACATCGTCATCTCTTCGCTCGGGCTCGGCCGGGTCGACTGGCTCGGGAACCCGGACATCGTCCTCTGGGCGGTGATGTTCGCGCTGATGTGGCAGTTCGCCGGGTACGCGATGGTCGTGTACCTCGCGGGCCTGCGCGCCATTCCGAGCGAGCACTACGAGGCGGCGAAGGTCGACGGCGCGTCGACGGTCCGGATGTACTGGCGCGTGATCATCCCCCAGCTGAAGGGGTCGACGATCAGCGCGTCCGTCGTCCTGATGGTGTTCGCGCTGAAGGCGTTCGACTTCCTGTACTCGCTGGTGGGCGGCTACCGGCCACCGAACGGGGCGGACATCCTCGCGACCAAGATGGTTCGTGAGGCGTACGCGAACCTGAACTGGGCGTACGCGTCGGCGATAGCCATCGCGCTGTTCCTGATGACGCTCGGCATCGTCGGTCCGTACCTCTACTACCAGTACAACAGAGGCAACCTATGA
- a CDS encoding protein sorting system archaetidylserine decarboxylase, with protein sequence MSRTPPLARLLPFPVVDAAWDLALVPALAGAVALPLVPPVGVALVALAVGVLWFHRDPERHPPTGDDAVVSPADGTVSVVREEGSRLRVGVFMNVTDVHVNRAPLAGEVREVRHRPGANRPAFDKESDRNEQVAVDFGEYELLVIAGWFARRIHPSVEAGDRVERGDRVGHVSFGSRADVVLPADVTRDDLLVTEGDSVRAGETIVAERPGDDR encoded by the coding sequence GTGAGTCGGACCCCGCCGCTCGCCCGGCTCCTCCCGTTCCCGGTGGTCGACGCCGCGTGGGACCTGGCGCTCGTCCCGGCGCTCGCGGGCGCGGTGGCGCTCCCGCTCGTCCCGCCGGTCGGGGTCGCGCTCGTCGCGCTCGCGGTCGGGGTCCTCTGGTTCCACCGCGACCCGGAACGGCACCCGCCGACGGGCGACGACGCCGTCGTCTCCCCGGCCGACGGCACCGTCTCCGTGGTGCGCGAGGAGGGGTCGCGGCTCCGCGTCGGCGTGTTCATGAACGTCACCGACGTCCACGTCAACCGCGCGCCGCTCGCGGGCGAGGTCCGCGAGGTGCGCCACCGCCCTGGCGCGAACCGCCCGGCGTTCGACAAGGAGTCGGACCGCAACGAGCAGGTCGCGGTCGACTTCGGCGAGTACGAACTGCTCGTCATCGCGGGCTGGTTCGCCCGCCGGATCCACCCGTCGGTCGAGGCGGGCGACCGCGTCGAGCGCGGCGACCGCGTCGGCCACGTCTCGTTCGGCTCCCGCGCGGACGTGGTGCTGCCCGCGGACGTGACACGCGACGACCTGCTCGTCACCGAGGGCGACAGCGTGCGCGCGGGCGAGACCATCGTCGCGGAGCGACCGGGCGACGACCGCTGA
- a CDS encoding AAA family ATPase, translating to MQGPLWTDTHAPDLDEIRQDEARDRLRRAVDEPMNLVVQGPPGVGKTAAARALADASHADPEADLIEINVADFFGRTKKEIRTDPRFEGFLEGRSRMAKRDMINRVLKESASYAPMSGEYKTVLLDNAEAIREDFQQALRRVMEKHHRTTQFVIATRQPSKLIAPIRSRCFPVRVRSPTTDETIDVLEAICDREGVDYDGDGLEFVASAAGGDLREAILSAQATAVESDEITMSTAYETLGEVGDDDALRGALADARNGDLKDARSTLDDLLDEGYDGQELLRETLRVARAGSEYGGDDLARLHALAGEADLDLSDGLDDTTHLVHLLAAWAAGRTELSPALRDAEVAP from the coding sequence ATGCAGGGACCGCTCTGGACGGACACGCACGCGCCGGACCTCGACGAGATCCGGCAGGACGAGGCCCGCGACCGCCTCCGTCGGGCCGTCGACGAGCCGATGAACCTCGTCGTTCAGGGGCCGCCGGGCGTCGGGAAGACGGCGGCGGCCCGGGCGCTCGCCGACGCCTCTCACGCGGACCCGGAGGCCGACCTGATCGAGATCAACGTCGCCGACTTCTTCGGCCGGACGAAAAAGGAGATCCGGACCGACCCGCGGTTCGAGGGGTTCCTCGAGGGGCGGAGCCGGATGGCGAAACGCGACATGATAAACCGCGTGCTGAAGGAGTCCGCGTCGTACGCGCCGATGTCCGGCGAGTACAAGACGGTCCTGCTGGACAACGCCGAGGCGATCCGCGAGGACTTCCAGCAGGCGCTGCGCCGCGTGATGGAGAAGCACCACCGGACCACGCAGTTCGTGATCGCCACCCGCCAGCCCTCGAAGCTGATCGCGCCGATCCGGTCGCGCTGTTTCCCGGTCCGCGTGCGCTCGCCGACGACCGACGAGACGATCGACGTCCTCGAAGCGATCTGCGACCGCGAGGGCGTCGACTACGACGGCGACGGGCTGGAGTTCGTCGCCAGCGCGGCGGGCGGCGACCTCCGCGAGGCGATCCTCTCCGCGCAGGCGACCGCGGTCGAGAGCGACGAGATCACCATGTCGACCGCCTACGAGACGCTCGGCGAGGTCGGCGACGACGACGCGCTCCGCGGGGCGCTCGCCGACGCCCGGAACGGCGACCTGAAGGACGCCCGCTCGACGCTCGACGACCTGCTCGACGAGGGGTACGACGGGCAGGAACTGCTCCGCGAGACGCTCCGGGTCGCCCGCGCCGGCTCCGAGTACGGCGGCGACGACCTCGCGCGGCTCCACGCGCTCGCTGGCGAGGCCGACCTCGACCTCTCCGACGGGCTCGACGACACGACCCACCTCGTCCACCTGCTGGCGGCGTGGGCGGCCGGGCGGACCGAGCTCTCGCCCGCGCTGCGGGACGCGGAGGTCGCGCCGTGA
- a CDS encoding ABC transporter substrate-binding protein: protein MTDQDKRLSRRHFVGATGAATLAGLAGCSGGGDGGDGGDGGDGGSGGTLEVLHAWTGGDGATAAEALVEAFEEEYPDIEHEFNPIGGGGNQNLDAVVANRLQNNEPPSAFAGWPGPNLQRYEGVLGDVGSVWEEEGFEDVMVQEAVDLHQQNGAYRAVPLGSHRLNCLFYNTSVVEDAGVDPDSLTSVSALIDALETVQSETDAIPMTHGASGTWTTTQLFSSTMLGQEGYEAYMNFLDGSPDEEAVRATFESLAEILGNYINEDASSIGLTESNQNIIEGNAAFIHQGNWAAGAYRNAEDFNYDEDWGFKTYPGSEGMYMLHFDSFLYPSDNPSPGVTDQFMAFVGSEAAQVAFNQYKGSIPTRTDIDMSEFGPYLQETQEDFASAEERPPNLQHGLGVPSETMTALNDVISSEFSGPYNVDAATEGFVDAVSN from the coding sequence ATGACAGACCAAGACAAGCGGTTATCGCGGCGACACTTCGTCGGAGCGACGGGGGCGGCGACCCTCGCGGGTCTCGCCGGCTGTTCGGGCGGCGGTGACGGCGGCGACGGCGGCGACGGCGGCGACGGGGGAAGCGGAGGCACGCTCGAGGTCCTTCACGCGTGGACCGGCGGCGACGGCGCGACGGCCGCGGAAGCGCTCGTCGAGGCCTTCGAAGAGGAGTATCCCGACATCGAACACGAGTTCAACCCGATCGGGGGCGGCGGGAACCAGAACCTCGACGCGGTCGTGGCGAACCGGCTCCAGAACAACGAGCCGCCGAGCGCGTTCGCCGGCTGGCCCGGCCCGAACCTCCAGCGCTACGAGGGCGTTCTGGGCGACGTCGGGAGCGTCTGGGAGGAGGAGGGCTTCGAGGACGTGATGGTCCAGGAGGCCGTCGATCTCCACCAGCAGAACGGCGCGTACCGCGCGGTTCCGCTCGGTTCCCACCGGCTGAACTGTCTGTTCTACAACACCTCGGTCGTCGAGGATGCGGGCGTCGACCCCGACTCCCTGACGAGCGTGTCCGCGCTCATCGACGCGCTGGAAACGGTCCAGAGCGAGACGGACGCGATTCCGATGACCCACGGCGCGAGCGGCACCTGGACGACGACCCAGCTGTTCTCCTCGACGATGCTCGGCCAGGAGGGGTACGAGGCGTACATGAACTTCCTCGACGGGAGCCCCGACGAGGAGGCCGTCCGCGCGACCTTCGAGTCGCTTGCCGAGATCCTCGGGAACTACATCAACGAGGACGCCTCCTCGATCGGGCTCACGGAGTCCAACCAGAACATCATCGAGGGGAACGCGGCGTTCATCCATCAGGGGAACTGGGCGGCCGGTGCCTACCGGAACGCCGAGGACTTCAATTACGACGAGGACTGGGGCTTCAAGACGTACCCCGGCTCGGAGGGCATGTACATGCTCCACTTCGACTCGTTCCTCTACCCGTCCGACAACCCGTCGCCGGGCGTGACGGACCAGTTCATGGCGTTCGTCGGGAGCGAGGCGGCACAGGTCGCGTTCAACCAGTATAAGGGCTCGATCCCGACGCGGACCGACATCGACATGAGCGAGTTCGGCCCGTACCTCCAGGAGACGCAGGAAGACTTCGCCAGCGCCGAGGAGCGTCCCCCGAACCTCCAGCACGGGCTGGGCGTCCCCTCGGAGACGATGACGGCGCTGAACGACGTGATCTCCAGCGAGTTCTCCGGACCGTACAACGTCGACGCCGCCACCGAAGGCTTCGTCGACGCGGTCTCCAACTAA
- a CDS encoding DUF7472 family protein produces the protein MEIDAELRRQITVSLAAAAVFIVALVGIGVTFGGSTVLPEAGALALVALLAGFVLLMAGVGTYLMRANDES, from the coding sequence ATGGAAATCGACGCGGAGCTCCGTCGGCAGATCACCGTCTCGCTGGCGGCGGCCGCGGTGTTCATCGTCGCGCTGGTCGGCATCGGGGTCACCTTCGGCGGATCGACCGTCCTCCCGGAGGCGGGCGCGCTCGCGCTCGTCGCGCTGTTGGCCGGGTTCGTCCTCCTGATGGCCGGCGTCGGTACGTACCTGATGCGCGCGAACGACGAGTCATAG
- a CDS encoding acyl-CoA carboxylase subunit beta — translation MDDRIEDLRERRERAAKGGGEDRIQSQHDKGKMTARERIDYFLDDGTFHEFDRFRTHRNHTFGMEEKQIPGDGVVTGYGEVNGRKTFVFAHDFTVFGGSLGEVFAEKVCKVMDKAMDVGAPVVGLNDSAGARIQEGVASLGGFAEIFRRNTEASGVIPQISAIMGPCAGGAVYSPAITDFTFMVKDTSHMFITGPDVIETVTGEEVSFEELGGAVTHSSTSGVAHFAEESEEDALDNIARLLSYLPANNVEDPPRVEPWDDPERADDELAEIVPDAPRKPYDMKDVIGSVADEGSFFEVQENFAKNIVVGFARLDGHSVGVVANNPRVNAGTLDIEASQKGARFVRFCDAFNIPIVTFEDVPGFMPGTDQEHNGIIRHGAKLLYAFSEATVPLLTVITRKAYGGAYCVMSSKHIGGDVNYAWPTAEIAVMGPKGAVNVLYREELAEADDPDARRQELIDEYREEFANPYTAADRGFVDDVIEPTETRARLVEDLKMLKGKSTDQPAKKHGNIPI, via the coding sequence ATGGACGACCGCATCGAAGACCTCCGCGAGCGCCGCGAGCGGGCGGCGAAGGGCGGGGGCGAAGACCGGATCCAGTCGCAACACGACAAGGGGAAGATGACCGCCCGCGAGCGGATCGACTACTTCCTCGACGACGGCACCTTCCACGAGTTCGACCGGTTCCGCACCCACCGCAACCACACCTTCGGGATGGAGGAGAAACAGATCCCGGGCGACGGCGTGGTGACCGGCTACGGCGAGGTGAACGGCCGGAAGACGTTCGTGTTCGCGCACGACTTCACCGTCTTCGGCGGGTCGCTCGGCGAGGTGTTCGCCGAGAAGGTGTGCAAGGTGATGGACAAGGCGATGGACGTGGGCGCGCCCGTCGTCGGGCTCAACGACTCCGCCGGCGCGCGGATCCAGGAGGGGGTCGCCTCGCTCGGCGGCTTCGCGGAGATATTCCGGCGCAACACGGAGGCGTCGGGCGTCATCCCCCAGATATCGGCGATCATGGGCCCGTGCGCCGGCGGCGCGGTGTACTCGCCCGCCATCACGGACTTCACGTTCATGGTGAAAGACACCTCGCACATGTTCATCACCGGGCCGGACGTCATCGAGACGGTCACCGGCGAGGAGGTGAGCTTCGAGGAGCTGGGCGGCGCGGTCACCCACTCGTCGACCTCCGGCGTCGCGCACTTCGCCGAGGAGAGCGAGGAGGACGCCCTCGACAACATCGCGCGGCTCCTGTCGTACCTCCCCGCGAACAACGTCGAGGACCCGCCGCGCGTCGAGCCGTGGGACGACCCCGAGCGCGCCGACGACGAGCTGGCCGAGATCGTCCCCGACGCGCCGCGCAAGCCGTACGACATGAAAGACGTGATCGGCAGCGTCGCCGACGAGGGCTCGTTCTTCGAGGTGCAGGAGAACTTCGCGAAGAACATCGTCGTCGGCTTCGCCCGCCTCGACGGCCACTCCGTCGGGGTCGTCGCGAACAACCCCCGCGTGAACGCCGGCACCCTCGACATCGAGGCGAGCCAGAAGGGCGCGCGGTTCGTCCGCTTCTGTGACGCGTTCAACATCCCCATCGTCACCTTCGAGGACGTGCCCGGATTCATGCCCGGCACCGACCAGGAACACAACGGGATCATCCGCCACGGCGCGAAGCTGCTGTACGCCTTCTCGGAGGCGACCGTCCCGCTGCTCACCGTCATCACCCGGAAGGCGTACGGCGGGGCCTACTGCGTGATGTCGTCGAAGCACATCGGCGGCGACGTGAACTACGCGTGGCCGACCGCCGAGATCGCGGTGATGGGGCCGAAGGGGGCCGTCAACGTCCTCTACCGGGAGGAGCTGGCCGAGGCGGACGATCCGGACGCGCGCAGACAGGAGCTCATCGACGAGTACCGCGAGGAGTTCGCGAACCCCTACACCGCCGCCGACCGCGGCTTCGTCGACGACGTGATCGAGCCGACCGAGACCCGTGCGCGCCTCGTCGAGGACCTGAAGATGCTGAAGGGGAAGAGCACGGACCAGCCCGCCAAGAAGCACGGCAACATCCCGATCTGA
- a CDS encoding 50S ribosomal protein L1, translating into MADTIQEAVTLALDDAPERNFRETVDIAINLRDLDLNDPSNRIDESVVLPAGTGQETQIVVFAEGETAVRAEEVADEVLDSDDLEDLGDDDDRAKDLADDTDFFVAEANLMQDIGRYLGTVLGPRGKMPTPLQPDDDVVDTVNRMKNTVQLRSRDRRTFHTRVGAEDMGADAISDNIDVIIRRLEADLEKGPLNIDGIYVKTTMGPAKEVPV; encoded by the coding sequence ATGGCAGACACAATACAAGAGGCCGTAACCCTCGCACTCGACGATGCGCCCGAGCGGAACTTCCGCGAGACCGTGGACATCGCGATCAACCTGCGAGACCTCGACCTCAACGATCCGTCGAACCGTATCGACGAGTCCGTCGTGCTGCCGGCTGGAACGGGGCAGGAGACACAGATCGTCGTCTTCGCGGAGGGCGAAACCGCCGTCCGCGCAGAGGAGGTCGCTGACGAAGTGCTCGACAGCGACGACCTCGAAGACTTAGGAGACGACGACGACCGCGCAAAGGACCTGGCCGACGATACCGACTTCTTCGTCGCGGAGGCCAACCTGATGCAGGACATCGGTCGGTACCTCGGTACCGTCCTCGGTCCGCGCGGGAAGATGCCTACCCCACTACAGCCGGACGACGACGTCGTCGACACAGTCAACCGGATGAAGAACACGGTGCAGCTCCGGTCGCGCGACCGGCGCACGTTCCACACCCGCGTCGGTGCCGAGGACATGGGCGCTGACGCGATCTCGGACAACATCGACGTCATCATCCGGCGACTCGAAGCAGACCTCGAGAAGGGGCCGCTCAACATCGACGGGATCTACGTGAAGACCACGATGGGTCCCGCGAAGGAGGTGCCCGTATGA
- the rpl12p gene encoding 50S ribosomal protein P1 produces the protein MEYVYAALILNETGAEINEDNVTGVLEAAGVDVEESRVKALVAALEDVDIEEAIETAAAAPAAGAAAGGSADADASADDGDDDEDDEADAAEEAADEDDEEDGDGGEGLGELFG, from the coding sequence ATGGAATACGTTTACGCTGCGCTCATCCTGAACGAGACTGGAGCAGAGATCAACGAAGACAACGTCACCGGCGTGCTGGAAGCCGCCGGCGTCGACGTCGAGGAGTCCCGCGTCAAGGCGCTCGTCGCCGCGCTGGAGGACGTCGACATCGAGGAGGCCATCGAGACGGCCGCCGCGGCACCCGCCGCCGGCGCGGCCGCGGGCGGTTCCGCCGACGCCGACGCGTCCGCCGACGACGGCGACGACGACGAGGACGACGAGGCAGACGCCGCCGAGGAAGCGGCCGACGAGGACGACGAGGAAGACGGCGACGGCGGCGAGGGTCTCGGCGAGCTCTTCGGTTAA